ACTATAAAGGGGAGATTTACCCTACCAGAACCTTCTTAAGGGCTCCAGCTACGTCTTTGTTTCGAAGACTGTAGATGAGGGGGTTGAGCATGGGGGTAACAATAGTATAGAAAACAGACACTACTTCATCCTGCTCAGCAGTGTGATAGGATTTGGGGAGAAGGTACTTGAAGATCGCTGTTCCGTAGAAGAGCGACAGCACAATCATATGGGAAGAACAGGTTGCCAAAGCCTTTCTCATCCCTAACTTTGATTCTAATTTCAAAAGAGTAGATAGTATCTGTCCATACGAGGCCAAAATGGCAGATATTGGAATAAGAAAGAACACAACCCCACTAACATAGAGCCCGTTTTCATACAGAGATGTATCACCACAAACAAGTTTCAGGAGAGCTGGGATCTCACAGAAGAAATGATGGATTTCCCGGGAGGCACAGTAAGGGAGATTCAGAGTATATCCGACATGAACCAAGGCATTGATCAGTGCCCCCAGCCAGGTGCCAGCCATCATGTAGGCACAGATTGCAGGGCGCATGAGAACTGAGTAACGAAGAGGGTGGCATAtagccacatagcggtcataagCCATGACTGCCAGGAGAAGGCACTCTGCTCCACAAAGTGTCGTGAAAACGATGAGCTGAACTGCACAGTAAATAAAGGAAATGGCATTCTTCCCAGACAGAAAATCAGTGGCTATTTTGGGGACAAAATTGGAGCTATACAAGAGATCCATGATGGAAAGTTGGCTGAGAAGGAAGTACATAGGTGTATGGAGCCGAGAGTCCAACCAAATGAgaatcatcatcata
This genomic interval from Dasypus novemcinctus isolate mDasNov1 chromosome 30, mDasNov1.1.hap2, whole genome shotgun sequence contains the following:
- the LOC101442917 gene encoding olfactory receptor 2AG2-like yields the protein MDLLYSSNFVPKIATDFLSGKNAISFIYCAVQLIVFTTLCGAECLLLAVMAYDRYVAICHPLRYSVLMRPAICAYMMAGTWLGALINALVHVGYTLNLPYCASREIHHFFCEIPALLKLVCGDTSLYENGLYVSGVVFFLIPISAILASYGQILSTLLKLESKLGMRKALATCSSHMIVLSLFYGTAIFKYLLPKSYHTAEQDEVVSVFYTIVTPMLNPLIYSLRNKDVAGALKKVLVG